The Salvelinus alpinus chromosome 21, SLU_Salpinus.1, whole genome shotgun sequence genome has a segment encoding these proteins:
- the LOC139547500 gene encoding olfactory receptor 11A1-like, whose translation MLAGYSDIGHLKYLYFITITVLYVSIVFANTVLIVVICMERSLHEPMYLFLCSLFVNDLYGSTALFPALMTHLVSDDHTVSTVCCYLQIFVLYTYGSIEFSNLAVMSYDRYLAICSPLQYNVIMTPSKVCILICVIWLYSFGKFSIILSLTIRLRLCGNIMDKVYCDNYLVVKLACSTSDTTVNNIYGLYSIVLSVAVPLITIVFSYIKILTICLKSSIETRQKAFRTCTPHLASLLNFSFGCLLNLLQSRFEKSMRNVPTVLHTILSVYYLMCQPLLNPYCLYSQDICLSLAIHHIFV comes from the exons ATGCTAGCTGGATATAGTGACATTGGACACTTAAAGTACTTGTATTTCATTACAATAACTGTGTTATACGTCTCCATAGTTTTTGCAAACACAGTGCTTATTGTGGTTATTTGTATGGAGAGAAGCCTTCATGAACCAATGTATCTGTTTCTGTGCAGTTTGTTTGTAAATGACTTGTATGGGAGCACTGCTTTGTTTCCTGCTCTCATGACTCATTTGGTTTCAGATGACCATACAGTTTCCACTGTGTGCTGTTACCTACAGATATTTGTCTTGTACACATATGGATCTATTGAATTCAGCAATTTAGCAGTCATGTCCTACGACAGGTACCTTGCTATATGTTCTCCACTACAGTATAACGTCATCATGACACCCAGCAAGGTGTGTATTTTAATTTGTGTAATATGGTTGTACTCTTTTGGAAAATTCAGCATAATACTGTCTTTAACTATTCGTTTGCGATTGTGTGGGAACATCATGGACAAAGTGTATTGTGACAACTACCTGGTAGTAAAACTTGCCTGTTCAACTTCAGACACGACAGTTAATAACATCTATGGACTCTACAGTATTGTTTTGTCTGTCGCTGTCCCTTTAATTACTATTGTGTTCTCGTATATTAAGATTCTGACTATTTGTTTGAAATCTTCCATCGAGACCAGACAGAAAGCTTTCAGAACCTGTACTCCTCATCTGGCCTCGCTGCTCAACTTCTCTTTCGGCTGTTTGTTAAATCTGCTCCAGAGTAGATTTGAAAAGTCTATGAGAAATGTTCCAACTGTACTTCACACTATTTTATCAGTGTACTATCTGATGTGCCAGCCACTTTTAAATCC atattgtctgtattcacaagatatttgtctttcattagctatccaccatatatttgtctga